The following coding sequences lie in one Erwinia amylovora genomic window:
- the purL gene encoding phosphoribosylformylglycinamidine synthase, giving the protein MMEILRGSPALSAFRINKLLARFQDAHLPVSDIYAEYVHFADVSAPLCADDKSRLQRLLKYGPSLAEHTPEGRLLLVTPRPGTLSPWSSKATDIAHNCSLPQIIRLERGIAFYVKAPQLTEAQWGRLAALLHDRMMETVFSDFQQAEALFAHHQPAALQSVDVLGEGRHALVQANIKLGLALAEDEIDYLLAAFEKLGRNPNDIELYMFAQANSEHCRHKIFNADWVIDGKQQPESLFKMIKNTFEKTPDHVLSAYKDNAAVMEGSTVGRFYADPHGRYDFHQEDAHILMKVETHNHPTAISPWPGAATGSGGEIRDEGATGRGAKPKAGLVGFSVSNLRIPGFEQPWEEDFGKPDRIVSALDIMTEGPLGGAAFNNEFGRPALNGYFRTYEERVNSHNGSELRGYHKPIMLAGGIGNIRADHVQKGEISVGAKLIVLGGPAMNIGLGGGAASSMASGQSDADLDFASVQRDNPEMERRCQEVIDRCWQLGEENPILFIHDVGAGGLSNAMPELVSDGERGGRFNLRDILNDEPGMSPLEVWCNESQERYVLAIAPASLALFDALCQRERAPYAVIGEATEEMHLSLTDSHFDNTPIDMPLDVLLGKTPKMTRDVTSLQVKGDALVRDGISLVDAVNRVLHLPAVAEKTFLITIGDRSVGGMVARDQMVGPWQVPVANCAVTTASLDSYYGEAMALGERSPVALLDFAASGRLAVGEALTNIAATQIGPLTRIKLSANWMAAAGHPGEDAGLYAAVKAVGEELCPALGITIPVGKDSMSMKTRWQQGSEQREVTSPLSLVITAFARVEDVRKTVTPQLQTGDNALLLIDLGNGVNALGATALSQVYRQLGDKPADVRDAQQLAGFWHAIQALVADGKLLAYHDRSDGGLLVTLAEMAFTGHCGIEADIATLGSDSLAALFNEELGAVIQVAAADVADVKELLAAHGLGDCVHLLGKAVSGDRFTISSGDSAIYSESRTTLRTWWAETTWQMQRLRDNPQVADQEHEAKKDDRDPGLNVALTFKPQEDIAAPFIATGVRPQVAVLREQGVNSHVEMAAAFHRAGFDAIDVHMSDLLAGRRGLGDVQALVACGGFSYGDVLGAGEGWAKSILFNSRVRDEFETFFHRPQTLALGVCNGCQMMSNLRELIPGSEQWPRFVRNQSERFEGRFSLVEVAASPSLLLDGMVGSRMPIAVAHGEGFVEVRNEAHLARLESQGLVALRFVDNFGNVTQQYPANPNGSPNGITAVTNESGRVTIMMPHPERVFRTVSHSWHPAEWGEDSPWMRIFRNARKQLG; this is encoded by the coding sequence ATGATGGAAATTCTGCGTGGTTCGCCCGCTCTGTCGGCATTTCGTATTAACAAACTGCTGGCCCGCTTTCAGGACGCTCACCTGCCGGTGAGTGATATTTACGCCGAGTACGTCCATTTTGCCGATGTCAGCGCGCCTCTCTGTGCAGATGATAAATCACGCCTGCAGCGCCTGCTGAAATACGGTCCCTCTCTCGCGGAACATACTCCGGAAGGCCGTCTGCTGCTGGTGACGCCTCGTCCCGGCACCCTCTCGCCGTGGTCTTCAAAAGCGACTGATATCGCGCATAACTGCTCGCTGCCGCAGATCATTCGCCTGGAGCGCGGCATCGCCTTCTATGTTAAGGCCCCGCAGCTAACCGAAGCGCAGTGGGGGCGGCTGGCTGCACTGCTGCACGACCGCATGATGGAAACCGTGTTCAGCGATTTTCAGCAGGCCGAAGCGCTGTTTGCCCATCATCAGCCTGCTGCGCTGCAAAGCGTTGATGTGCTGGGTGAAGGCCGCCATGCGCTGGTTCAGGCCAATATCAAGCTGGGCCTGGCACTGGCGGAAGACGAAATCGATTACCTGCTGGCGGCGTTTGAAAAACTGGGACGCAACCCGAACGATATCGAACTGTATATGTTTGCTCAGGCCAACTCTGAGCACTGCCGTCACAAAATCTTCAACGCTGACTGGGTGATTGACGGTAAGCAGCAGCCCGAATCGCTGTTTAAGATGATTAAGAATACCTTCGAGAAAACCCCGGACCATGTGCTGTCAGCCTATAAAGACAACGCGGCGGTAATGGAAGGTTCAACGGTGGGGCGCTTTTACGCCGACCCGCACGGGCGCTACGACTTCCATCAGGAAGATGCGCATATTCTGATGAAGGTGGAAACGCATAACCATCCTACCGCCATCTCCCCGTGGCCGGGAGCCGCGACCGGCTCCGGCGGTGAAATCCGTGACGAAGGTGCCACCGGGCGTGGTGCGAAACCGAAAGCGGGCCTGGTCGGCTTCTCGGTGTCTAATCTGCGTATTCCGGGTTTTGAGCAGCCGTGGGAAGAGGATTTCGGCAAGCCGGATCGCATCGTTTCCGCGCTGGACATCATGACCGAAGGCCCATTGGGCGGGGCGGCCTTTAACAACGAATTTGGTCGCCCGGCGCTGAACGGCTACTTCCGTACCTATGAAGAGCGCGTTAACAGTCACAATGGCAGCGAGCTGCGCGGCTACCACAAGCCGATTATGCTGGCGGGCGGCATCGGTAATATTCGTGCAGACCATGTGCAGAAAGGCGAAATCAGCGTGGGAGCCAAGCTTATCGTGCTGGGTGGCCCGGCGATGAATATCGGCCTCGGCGGTGGTGCGGCCTCGTCAATGGCCTCCGGCCAGTCTGACGCCGACCTCGATTTTGCATCCGTACAGCGCGACAACCCGGAAATGGAGCGTCGCTGTCAGGAAGTGATTGACCGTTGCTGGCAGCTGGGGGAAGAAAATCCGATTCTGTTTATCCACGATGTTGGCGCTGGCGGCTTGTCCAACGCCATGCCGGAGCTGGTGAGCGACGGTGAACGCGGCGGCCGTTTTAATCTGCGTGACATTCTGAACGATGAGCCGGGCATGAGCCCGCTGGAAGTGTGGTGCAACGAATCTCAGGAGCGTTACGTGCTGGCCATCGCCCCGGCCAGCCTGGCGCTGTTTGACGCATTGTGCCAACGTGAGCGCGCACCTTATGCGGTGATTGGCGAGGCGACGGAAGAGATGCACCTGTCGCTTACTGACAGCCATTTCGACAATACGCCTATCGATATGCCGCTGGATGTGCTGTTGGGCAAAACGCCGAAAATGACCCGTGACGTCACCAGCCTGCAGGTGAAAGGCGATGCGCTGGTGCGCGATGGCATTTCGCTGGTGGACGCGGTAAATCGCGTCCTGCATCTGCCTGCCGTGGCGGAGAAAACGTTTCTTATTACCATCGGTGACCGCTCGGTTGGCGGCATGGTTGCCCGTGACCAGATGGTCGGGCCGTGGCAGGTTCCCGTTGCCAACTGCGCGGTGACCACCGCCAGCCTCGACAGCTACTACGGCGAAGCGATGGCGCTGGGCGAGCGCTCGCCGGTAGCGCTGCTGGACTTTGCCGCTTCCGGTCGCCTGGCGGTCGGTGAAGCGCTCACCAATATTGCCGCCACGCAGATTGGCCCGCTGACGCGCATCAAACTGTCGGCAAACTGGATGGCGGCAGCCGGTCACCCGGGTGAAGACGCCGGCCTGTATGCAGCGGTCAAAGCGGTGGGTGAAGAACTGTGCCCGGCGCTGGGCATCACCATTCCGGTGGGCAAAGACTCCATGTCGATGAAAACCCGCTGGCAGCAGGGCAGTGAACAGCGCGAAGTGACCTCGCCGCTGTCGCTGGTGATCACCGCATTTGCCCGCGTGGAAGACGTGCGCAAAACAGTGACTCCACAATTGCAGACTGGTGATAACGCCCTGCTGCTGATTGACCTTGGTAACGGGGTTAACGCGCTCGGTGCCACGGCGCTGTCTCAGGTTTACCGTCAGCTGGGCGATAAGCCTGCCGACGTGCGTGATGCGCAGCAGCTGGCAGGTTTCTGGCATGCTATTCAGGCGCTGGTCGCCGACGGCAAACTGCTGGCCTATCACGACCGTTCAGACGGCGGGCTGCTGGTGACGCTGGCCGAGATGGCTTTTACCGGCCACTGCGGTATCGAGGCCGATATTGCCACGCTGGGCAGCGACAGCCTGGCCGCTCTGTTCAATGAAGAATTGGGCGCGGTGATTCAGGTGGCCGCCGCCGACGTAGCGGACGTTAAAGAGCTGCTGGCGGCTCACGGCCTTGGCGACTGCGTGCACCTGCTGGGCAAGGCGGTCAGCGGCGACCGCTTCACTATTTCCAGCGGTGATTCAGCGATCTACAGCGAAAGCCGCACTACTCTGCGTACCTGGTGGGCAGAAACCACCTGGCAGATGCAGCGTCTGCGTGATAACCCGCAAGTTGCCGATCAGGAACATGAGGCGAAGAAAGATGACCGCGATCCGGGCCTGAACGTCGCGCTGACGTTCAAACCACAGGAAGATATCGCCGCACCGTTTATTGCTACCGGCGTCCGTCCGCAAGTGGCGGTGCTGCGTGAGCAGGGGGTCAACTCCCATGTTGAGATGGCCGCCGCTTTCCACCGTGCCGGGTTTGACGCGATTGACGTGCACATGAGCGATCTGCTTGCCGGGCGGCGTGGACTGGGCGACGTCCAGGCGCTGGTGGCCTGTGGTGGTTTCTCCTACGGCGATGTACTGGGTGCCGGCGAAGGTTGGGCGAAGTCAATCCTGTTCAATTCTCGCGTACGTGATGAGTTTGAAACTTTTTTCCACCGGCCACAGACGCTGGCGCTCGGCGTGTGTAACGGCTGCCAGATGATGTCAAACCTGCGCGAGCTGATCCCCGGCAGTGAACAGTGGCCGCGCTTTGTGCGTAACCAGTCAGAGCGCTTTGAAGGGCGTTTCAGCCTGGTGGAAGTTGCCGCCAGCCCGTCACTGCTGCTGGACGGCATGGTTGGCTCACGCATGCCGATTGCGGTGGCCCATGGCGAAGGCTTTGTAGAAGTGCGCAACGAGGCGCATTTGGCCCGGCTGGAAAGTCAAGGCTTAGTGGCGCTGCGCTTCGTCGACAACTTTGGCAACGTTACTCAGCAGTACCCGGCTAACCCGAATGGATCGCCAAACGGTATTACTGCAGTGACCAACGAAAGTGGTCGTGTCACCATTATGATGCCGCACCCGGAACGCGTTTTCCGTACCGTCAGCCACTCCTGGCACCCGGCAGAGTGGGGAGAGGACAGCCCGTGGATGCGGATATTCCGTAACGCGCGTAAACAGCTGGGCTAA
- the mltF gene encoding membrane-bound lytic murein transglycosylase MltF: MKRLKINYLLIGLITVLLALALWPSIPWYGGSEDRIAQIKSRGVLRISTINSPLTYYTVNQSPAGMDYELAKRFADYLGVRLAVTVRPNLADLFDDLADDKADLLAAGLIYNGERLKRFRAGPAYYSVSQQLVYRIGTPRPKNLGDLRGRLTVASGSAYLSSLREVKDRQYSDLDWAISTDRTPEGLLQAVADGKFDYTIADSVSIGLMQRIHPQLAVAFDITDDEAVTWYIRQEPNDSLSAAMLDFFSRMSEEGVIARLDEKYLGHVGTFDYVDTRTFLRSIDETLPDIRQLFEKYARKIDWRLLAAISYQESHWNPLATSPTGVRGMMMLTRNTADSLNVSDRTDPEQSIRGGSEYLVHMMEKVPSGVPEDERIWFALAAYNMGYAHMLDARKLTEKQKGDPNSWADVKVRLPMLSQKRYYSQTTYGYARGHEAYTYVENIRKYQLSLVGYLQDQERRLAQKALTEAELNQAYPAVEAKTALNPTGVLLLP; encoded by the coding sequence TTGAAACGCCTGAAAATTAATTATCTGTTGATCGGATTAATCACCGTGCTACTTGCGCTGGCATTGTGGCCATCGATCCCGTGGTATGGCGGCTCTGAAGACCGTATCGCGCAGATTAAATCGCGCGGGGTGCTGCGTATCAGCACCATCAATTCCCCGCTGACTTACTACACCGTTAATCAATCTCCGGCCGGTATGGATTACGAGCTGGCAAAGCGCTTTGCCGATTATTTGGGAGTCAGGCTGGCTGTCACCGTGCGGCCGAATCTGGCCGATCTGTTTGACGACCTGGCGGACGATAAAGCCGACCTGCTGGCTGCCGGTTTGATTTACAACGGTGAGCGGCTGAAGCGTTTTCGTGCCGGTCCGGCCTATTATTCCGTTTCACAGCAGCTGGTCTACCGCATCGGTACGCCACGCCCGAAAAACCTTGGCGATCTCAGAGGCCGCCTGACGGTGGCTTCTGGTTCAGCCTATCTGTCCTCGCTGCGCGAGGTTAAAGACCGTCAGTATTCCGATCTCGACTGGGCGATCTCCACCGATCGGACGCCCGAGGGCTTATTACAGGCCGTGGCAGACGGTAAGTTCGACTATACCATTGCCGACTCGGTATCCATTGGGCTGATGCAGCGTATTCACCCCCAGCTGGCGGTGGCGTTCGATATTACCGATGACGAAGCCGTCACCTGGTACATCCGACAGGAGCCGAATGACAGCCTGAGCGCGGCGATGCTCGATTTCTTCAGCAGAATGTCGGAAGAAGGTGTTATTGCCCGCCTTGATGAGAAGTATCTCGGCCACGTTGGCACGTTTGATTATGTCGATACCCGCACTTTCCTGCGTTCGATTGACGAAACGCTACCGGATATTCGCCAGCTGTTTGAGAAGTATGCCAGGAAAATTGACTGGCGGCTGCTGGCGGCCATCTCTTACCAGGAGTCGCACTGGAATCCGCTGGCCACCTCCCCTACCGGCGTGCGCGGCATGATGATGCTGACGCGCAATACCGCCGACAGCCTGAATGTCAGCGATCGTACCGACCCCGAGCAGAGCATTCGTGGCGGCAGTGAATATCTGGTGCACATGATGGAGAAAGTCCCGTCGGGCGTGCCTGAAGATGAGCGAATCTGGTTTGCGCTGGCCGCCTACAATATGGGTTACGCCCATATGCTTGATGCGCGCAAGCTGACGGAAAAACAGAAAGGCGATCCGAACAGCTGGGCGGATGTGAAAGTACGGCTGCCGATGCTCAGTCAAAAACGTTACTACAGCCAGACTACCTACGGCTATGCCCGTGGCCATGAGGCTTATACCTACGTGGAGAATATCCGTAAATATCAGCTAAGCCTGGTCGGTTATTTGCAGGATCAGGAGAGAAGGCTGGCGCAGAAGGCGCTGACAGAAGCCGAACTGAACCAGGCTTATCCGGCGGTGGAGGCTAAAACAGCGTTAAACCCGACCGGGGTTTTGCTACTGCCGTAG
- the tadA gene encoding tRNA adenosine(34) deaminase TadA, translated as MTDHNDEYWMRHALRLARRAWDEGEVPVGAVLVLDNQVIGEGWNRPIGHHDPTAHAEMMALRQGGKMIENYRLLDTTLYVTLEPCVMCAGAMIHSRIGRLVYGARDAKTGAAGSLLDVLGHPGMNHQVPAECGLLNDECAAMLSDFFRQRRAEKKMLRQ; from the coding sequence GTGACTGATCACAATGATGAATACTGGATGCGCCACGCGCTCCGGCTGGCTCGCCGGGCATGGGACGAGGGCGAGGTGCCGGTGGGGGCAGTGCTGGTGCTGGATAATCAGGTTATTGGCGAGGGTTGGAACCGCCCTATTGGTCACCATGACCCGACGGCCCATGCTGAAATGATGGCGCTGCGCCAGGGGGGTAAGATGATAGAGAATTATCGCCTGCTGGATACCACGCTGTACGTGACCCTGGAGCCTTGCGTGATGTGCGCTGGTGCGATGATCCACAGCCGCATCGGACGGCTGGTGTATGGGGCGCGTGATGCGAAAACCGGTGCGGCAGGTTCATTGCTCGATGTGCTGGGGCATCCGGGGATGAACCATCAAGTGCCGGCTGAATGTGGCTTACTGAATGATGAGTGCGCGGCAATGCTAAGTGATTTTTTTCGCCAGCGACGGGCTGAAAAAAAAATGCTACGGCAGTAG
- the yfhb gene encoding phosphatidylglycerophosphatase C produces the protein MTSGSERRVVFFDLDGTLHRQDMFGTFLRWLLWRQPLNLLLVIPLLPVMALGLLLKGRAARWPMSLLLWSVTFGHGEERLLQREEQFANWFRQRVTAFPLVQQRLTDYLGSEDADVWLITGSPQALVERVYFDSAFLPGVKLIASQMARAFGGRVLIMRCLGHEKVAQLEEQIGTPLQLYSGYSDSKQDNPLLFFCQHRFRVTPTGELQQLE, from the coding sequence TTGACAAGCGGTAGTGAACGACGCGTAGTCTTTTTTGACCTTGATGGCACCCTGCATCGGCAGGATATGTTTGGCACTTTTTTGCGCTGGCTGCTGTGGCGTCAGCCGCTTAATCTGCTGCTGGTCATTCCATTATTACCGGTAATGGCGCTGGGCCTGTTGCTAAAGGGCCGCGCCGCGCGCTGGCCGATGAGTCTGCTGCTGTGGTCAGTGACTTTTGGCCACGGAGAAGAGCGTCTGCTGCAACGGGAAGAACAGTTTGCCAACTGGTTTCGTCAGCGCGTTACGGCTTTTCCGCTGGTGCAGCAGCGGCTGACTGACTATCTGGGCAGTGAAGATGCCGATGTCTGGCTGATCACCGGTTCACCCCAGGCGCTGGTGGAGCGGGTCTATTTCGATTCAGCTTTTCTGCCAGGAGTCAAACTGATCGCCAGTCAAATGGCGCGCGCTTTTGGTGGCAGAGTGCTGATAATGCGCTGTCTGGGCCATGAAAAGGTGGCTCAGCTGGAAGAACAGATCGGTACGCCGTTACAGCTTTACAGCGGTTACAGCGACAGTAAACAGGATAATCCGCTGCTGTTTTTCTGCCAGCACCGTTTTCGCGTTACCCCGACGGGGGAGCTGCAGCAGCTGGAATAA